In Carya illinoinensis cultivar Pawnee chromosome 16, C.illinoinensisPawnee_v1, whole genome shotgun sequence, a single window of DNA contains:
- the LOC122299026 gene encoding cysteine-rich receptor-like protein kinase 40, which produces MYVGRMPSGMRVAIKRLKEGIKLHTLIDDICQKAKIRHPNLVSTLGYCDRGDECLVSEFCVNGDLESWLLGERRGSILTWEQRLQISIGIARGLWFLYDNPLQKMVHGDIKATDAVKKGESVSAMADPRLRGAMFGSEFRNLFSIAVLCTVPNECERPTMKQVLQRLEETQILV; this is translated from the exons ATGTATGTTGGAAGAATGCCTAGCGGAATGAGAGTGGCAATCAAGAGACTTAAAGAGGGCATTAAGCTTCATACTCTTATTGATGATATATGCCAGAAGGCGAAAATAAGGCATCCAAATTTGGTGAGCACCCTTGGATATTGTGACAGAGGAGATGAGTGTCTTGTATCTGAGTTCTGTGTTAATGGTGATCTTGAAAGCTGGCTTCTTG GTGAAAGAAGAGGGTCGATCTTGACATGGGAACAGCGGTTGCAGATATCTATTGGAATTGCAAGAGGTTTATGGTTTCTGTATGACAATCCCTTGCAGAAAATGGTTCATGGAGATATAAAG GCAACAGATGCAGTAAAGAAAGGAGAAAGTGTAAGTGCCATGGCAGATCCCCGCTTACGTGGGGCTATGTTTGGATCGGAGTTTCGAAATCTGTTTTCCATAGCTGTCTTGTGTACAGTTCCAAATGAATGCGAAAGACCAACCATGAAACAAGTCTTACAGAGGCTTGAAGAAACACAGATTCTTGTCTGA